One genomic window of Anaerobaca lacustris includes the following:
- a CDS encoding DUF21 domain-containing protein has protein sequence MTLMVWIAIVLCISQSGMLSGLNLAFFTLSKLDLELRASKNDKHARRVLAMRRDSNLVLVTILWGNVGVNVLLALLSGSVLTGGVAFVFSTVLITIIGEIVPQAYFSRHALRTASFLTPLLRLYQFVLFPVAKPTAYVLDRWLGPEAIGYFKEEDFRTLVTMHMKSAESDIDRVEGRGALNFLALDDLPLSAEGEPVDPESIVTLPFDGQRPVFPTIRPTTSDPFLNAVHRSQKKWVVVVDTDAQPRLVLDSDEFIRESLFKPDSFNPYRHCHRPILVSDPRMPLGEVVPRFRVDAAHAADDVIDDDIVLLWGDQRRILTGADLLGRLLRGIVRNERDRSVADQTRDRR, from the coding sequence ATGACGTTGATGGTGTGGATTGCGATTGTATTGTGCATCTCCCAGTCGGGAATGCTGTCGGGTCTGAATCTTGCCTTCTTTACCCTCAGCAAGCTCGATCTGGAACTTCGGGCGTCGAAGAACGACAAGCATGCGCGCCGTGTCCTGGCGATGCGACGGGACTCCAATCTCGTGCTGGTAACGATTCTCTGGGGCAATGTCGGGGTCAACGTGCTGCTCGCGTTGCTTTCGGGCTCGGTTCTCACCGGTGGCGTGGCGTTCGTCTTCTCGACCGTGCTGATCACCATCATTGGTGAGATCGTTCCCCAGGCGTATTTCTCACGCCATGCGCTGCGAACGGCCTCGTTCCTGACGCCGCTGCTGCGTCTGTACCAGTTCGTTCTCTTTCCCGTGGCGAAGCCCACCGCCTACGTGCTGGATCGGTGGCTTGGCCCGGAGGCGATCGGCTATTTCAAAGAGGAGGACTTCCGGACGCTTGTGACGATGCACATGAAGTCGGCCGAGTCGGACATCGACCGCGTCGAGGGCCGGGGGGCGTTGAACTTTCTCGCCCTCGACGATCTGCCGTTGTCGGCCGAAGGCGAGCCCGTCGATCCCGAGAGCATCGTCACCCTTCCGTTCGACGGCCAACGGCCTGTGTTTCCAACCATCCGGCCGACCACGTCCGATCCCTTTCTCAACGCGGTCCATCGCTCGCAGAAGAAATGGGTCGTTGTCGTGGATACGGACGCCCAACCGAGGCTGGTGCTGGATTCGGACGAATTCATCCGGGAGTCGCTGTTCAAGCCGGACTCCTTCAATCCCTATCGGCACTGCCATCGTCCGATTCTTGTCAGCGACCCGCGAATGCCGCTCGGGGAGGTCGTCCCGCGATTCAGGGTCGATGCCGCCCATGCCGCCGACGACGTAATCGACGATGATATCGTCCTTCTGTGGGGCGATCAGAGGCGTATCCTCACCGGCGCCGACCTCCTGGGCCGGCTCCTTCGAGGGATTGTCCGCAACGAGCGGGACCGCTCCGTCGCCGATCAGACGCGCGACCGACGGTGA